The nucleotide window taaaactaaaaagaaaatattttctccaaaacatttgtaatgtcaAAACAATTAACTAGAGTAAATGAAGTTAAAATACTTATACTAAAAATCAAAACTGAAAAATGAGAGTGGGTCTCGCCTAAGCATACGAAATGTCACGCACTTCGAGAATATGAGTCTTTGGTTAGAGTCCCAAGAATAACAATTCTGAATTTGCATTAGCTGCTGTAGACGAATCTTcttgcccacttgcttaacAAACCCAACAAATAAGCTATCGATATACCGGTCGGCCGCCCGTGATATCGATCACACatttgttgtctcgataagcaagcAGTAATTTCCTGAGGATGAATAATTTCACACGTCGTAAATTCGATCCTCCGAATACAAGCGCGCACAACTCCTCTAACAACCAATGTGGCCCGTGGAAAACTCTCGTACCATGTCGCAAAAGTGTCGTACCCCAAACCAAACGAAACAAAAACGGTCGTCGTCAGAACTCTAACTAGCACCAAGGATTCTATTCTTCTCAGTTCCTCCAAATGTGACCAGCaacttcaaaattttgtcaacgAGGAACTCACTTGGTAACCGTACCTTGAGATACCGATGTGATGCCTATGAATTGTAGTAAGATGGTGATCAAACAATTCAGTCTGAAGATACTGATGCAATCTGCTGATCACCCGCACTACAATCTTCACCAAACTTTTACCAAAAGACGGCTCAAATCTCATACCCACGTGGAACTCTTCCTAATAAGTCTGATAAACTTGTGAAAAGGTTATGTTCCTAACGTTCCTGTCATAAACAATAAGAGTTGGGCGCACACTTTCGTCGAATCGATTAATCATGAATTCCTCACTAATTGAGCGAGAAACCATGTCAGAAAGGCtgaaagaacactcaagaatttgagggtcaaaacaagtccattacaATCCAGAGTACAAGATATCGAGATTTGAACTAGAAACCATGCTAAGaacaaacgttttttttttttacaccctCTGTATAATGTTCCCGCATGATCCAGTTCCcattgagaaacaaacaagcgAAGGAAGGTAAAGATGCAGAAATAGAAGTCACTGTTTATgattattttgtaaatcatCACAGTATGGTCAACTAGTTTCTTAGCCAAAAAAGAAATAGGTCCAAACTCAGGAATATTTAAGAACTGATAATAAGATTTGACATGGCCAAAGACAATTTGAAATTCACAACACTTTATTAGAGTTGtttaaaagttcaaaaattTAAACATAGAACCTCTGAATCAACAGAGTGACAAAGAAGAAAGGTACGAAGCAGCTTGTGTATGCATGCAGTGACACGATTGCCAACCTTAAAGTGATGCTCTTGAGCAAACCAAGGCTCAATGAGTCCAGAGAAGTTTAGAGCAAAGTTTGATCTTCAtacaatgatgaatatggtAGAGTCTCAAACCATCACACTGAAAATTACAAGGCTGAACATTTAGTGGACAAAAGTACTGATCAGTTGGGCTACAAGCAAGAAGCTAAGTCCAACTCTATCGAAAAGTACACGAACAATGAGCTAGGGTTTTCCGCCGAGTACGAGACTTGGTGAACTTCAAGGAAtctgtttatccaaacaagaCTGAATCTTCATTTTCCAAGTCCAATTACAACCACAACAAGAATCGCAACTCCTTTTTGGAAATTGATTGAGCATAATCTGCTACCAAGGAGTTcccaagaaaagaaataaatgtAAACGAAGTCAACACTCGAAGAATTTGATATAAAGCAGATGGTCAACGGTCAACGGTTAAGGAACTTGACTTCGTCGTTAGAGTaagcaaaaaaaatatcaatagaACAACCGCCGAGGACTTGTACCAAAGATCCACACGAATTTCCTCAGTGGAAACGAGTTCAAgaattttgattcaaattcCAACTAACACTTTCCAGATTTCGTCACAACCAACGTTTACTTGTTTTCTCCAACATGCATGTCAAATGTCTTAAGTAGTTTCCACATAGATGTGACCTTGCCCGCCATTCCTAGGTAACGCATGTCACAGAGTGACACCATCGATTCAGATTTCCAGTTGGTCTTGACCAACTCGTACCACGAAGATTTTCTGTTTCCCAACATTCTAATGTAGATTCGATTCTGCCTGAAATTCCTTGGAAAGCATATTGTAGAGTATCGATCTGATGTTGAAAGTCGTCCAGCAAACCAATTCGTCACCTAGGAGGCACAACCCCGACACGAGTTCTTGTATTTCAACCATAAGGTGACAATTCAAACAGAGAAAGATTTGCACAATTGCACTGAAAGACAGCAATTTCGGAAGTcgtgacatccaaatgatgtcaTAACCGACACAAAACGAGAATTGAATAggatcctaagtatgctctgaaaAAACCATGCTCTAataccaatctgacacgccccgaccctgatattccccgaataccaggatagacacgtgctggccgacacccgagggtgacgaaagccattaattgatacaaaagctaagaataagaagtaaataagggatatgaatttaaaatacaatgaattaacaatttttaaatacaaatggggttggggtgtttcactgtaagccttatatgtatattctcatctctactgagcacgaggccttttggaaactcactggcttcaggttccgtaggaactccgaagttaagcgagtttggacGAGAGCAATCctggatgggtgacctactgagaagttctcgtgtgagttcccataaacaaaaccgtgagggcgtgataGGGGCCCAAAGCGACGAGGACGTCGGCCCTCTAAAAAGGGTGGAGTGTaaaatcccacatcgcccaggggtgaggatcctgtaagccttatatgtatattctcatctctacctagtacaaggccttttgggagctcactggcttcgggttcctacgaaactccgaagttaagccaGTTCGgacgagagcaatcctatgatgggtgacccactgggaagttctcgtgtgagttcccataaacaaaatcatgagggcgtggtcggggcccaaagcagacaatatcgtgcttcggtggagtcgagctcgggatgtggtgggggctcgggccgagatgtgacactggtactattcactttactctttattttgtccttatcgttaaaactcaaagttttcaaatcattttcattagttttcctaataatgaatactgattttttttttcaaaattaaaattaatagcTTTTTTTTGCACTCAAAATTTTCTCTTCTACCATGTAAATCTCTTCATGGCCTATTGaaattaagatttaaaaattaatCTTAAGAAGAGAGTGTTTTTTCCTTCCAATCAAGGTTTAGTTTGGTGGTCTTGGGTAATTTCACAATTAATGACATCGAACGAGTTCCGTTACTTTTAGGTGAGTGATTTCCAAGGTATAATATATATTAGTGTTAATAATCTAGAAAATGTAAGGTAATTTCCTTATATAAAGGGCTCCgtttgaattttaaaaatagCAGTCAAATAgtgaacttaaaaaaataattaatcttACGAAGAGagtgttttcttcttttaatcaaTTGGCTTGATTGTGTCGGGTGACTCCACATTTAACGTCATCGAGCGAGCTTTGTTGCTTTTGGTTGAGTGATTCTCAAGTCATAATATTGGTGTTAATAATCTAGAAAATGTAAGGTAATTTCCTTATATAAAGGGctccttttgaatttttttttaaaggcagTCAAATagtgaattaaaaataataatcttaAGAAGAGAGCATTTTCTCCTTATAATCAATTGGCTTGGTTGTGTCAGGTGACTCCACAATTAACTACGTCAAGCGAGCTTCGTTGCTCTTAGTTGATTGATTCCTAAATTAtctatcttttgtttctttgagaCTCTTGTTATGCATCACATTGGTTGGGAGAGAGAGTTCTCTTAATATATAACAGTATAGATTATTAttcttattaattattgttgttgttgctgtgtTGATGTAAGGTGTTCATGCAACCACATATACAATAGCCAAATATAGACTTAGCAGGCCAACACATTTAATTAAACAAACCactaacaaaaaacaaaaaacaaaacaaaacttaaaactacaaattctcacaaagagaGGATACCAAAAGcttataaagaaaaaagaaaactctCACAACGACCCTAGGGGGATGTTACATTTACAAGCCTATTTGTCACCTTCACTATTAATGTCACAATTGCTGCCACTATCGTTAAGCTGATCTACTTAGCGTAGCTGTTATGTATGTAGATTCAATCCATTCCTAGTTcactaaatttaaaaacgaaTTCAAAATAGAAACGCGTCGATATGACAAGATAGTTTGGATTCGAAACAATAAGTAACATGAGCAAAATATGGTTGGAACTTGAAACAAATGAGTAGTAAGTACTAAGAGAGAAGCACATTGTTCATTAACCTAACAATCCAAATTCTCAGATCCGCACTAAGATgtataaatataattattgTTTGCTCTATGCTAAAATGACATATGTTATCAAGATTAATATCGTAATCAACCAAACCCTAATATTTATTTGCCTACTTTTaatctagcctccctccttttTGGCTTTTTCTCTTCCAACTTGTACTacaattttggatttttatatATTCTCCACATGCATGAATCATGCAAATTTGAGGCGGCCTTGGCCAATATGTATCTCCAAAAAGGAGTCAAAATAACTTTGATTTCCTAGCACTTTAATACTTCTGTTAGAcgttgatttttcttttcagttttacaCCTAAATTTTGACTTTTATAACACTTTAATACTTCCATTAAACTTTTCATCAAGTTAtctgttaagtgatgacgtgatATAACTTTGGTTCACTAAATCTAAGTCATTGTGTCTAGTTAATTCTTAACAAATATGGTAGGTTAAAGTTAGGTCATGTCATCACTTAGTGCAGAACTTACAAAAAGCCCAATAAAGATATTAAATTGTCAAAAAATCAAAGCTTAAGTACGAAACTGAGACGAAATTTTATCAAAAGTAGCAAAGTACGAAGACCACGTTACTCCACGGTAGTAAAGCAAGAATtacatgaaaaaataaaaatatgatacATGAGTAAATCAGACACGTGCGGGGGTGCAGAGAGTCGGCCGTTACttataatttaaaaagaaaatcttGCAAAAATATCTGTGAATAATTTAActacaaaaattaattaataacaaACTTTACAATCCTTTCGGCTGATAAGCATTTGCGTCCAAGTTGGACGCTGCTGGATCTGAGCTTGAAGATTCATAAAATATTCCCCCAATTGGCCATTGGCCATCGCAATTGGCGATTTGGGTTTCTTTCGTCGCCTTCATCCCCCCTTGACCGAAAAGGGAATTCAGAATTCATGCCATATTAACATCTGGTTGATAATTTTACTTGCCATCGTTGCAGAGAAGTGAGAGAGacgattcttcttcttcttcttcttcttcttcttcttcttcttctttccgtTTCGAATTGTGatatagagagagaggagagagagaagagagagagagagagagagcatatgTAACATGATAAATGACATGAGCTGGTTTGAGAAGCTGCGTTGTAGTTGTTCTTCTTCAAATCTCAGCCGCATAATTGCAGGCCTTCTAATATTCATTCTTTGTCATTCTTTCCAATTAGTCTCCAAGATTCCTATACACCCTGAAAATTGAAACCCAcaattccaaattccaaattttgttcgaattaataattcaattgaaaaattcaattcaattcaattcttttcgtttcccaattttcttttcaattccaATGGACCCGAAGGATCCATTCTCTGCTGTATTATTTGATGGTATGCTTTCTGTCTTTGTATAATTTGCATttgcatttgaaattttgggCTGTTATTTTTGAAAAAGTTTGTTGCTTTTGGTCTGAAAATTGTGATATTTGTGTTGAGTAGGCTCTGTTTCGTCTCACATTGAGAGGCAACAGAATGCATGCCCTTCTGTTATTGTTATTGGTGGTGGGATATCAGGGATTGCTGCTGCACGTATTCTCCATGATGCATCTTTTAAGGTCACTGATCTGCAACTTttagtactctctctctctctctctctctctctctctctctctctctctctctctctctatgtgaATATGTTTAGACCCCTCAGGAATGATTGAAAAATTGTTGTATCTTGCTTGATTTCAGCAATGTCTTAACTTTATGTCATCATTTTGTCAGGTGCTTTTGCTCGAATCACGGGACAGACTTGGTGGCCGGATTCATACGGACTACTCATTTGGTTGTCCAGTCGATATGGGAGCATCATGGTAACTTCATTGCTTTTAGTTCTGAGTATTTGAGGACCTccctttttttgttgttttttttttatagttttacattcttgtTACCAAATTGGTTGGTTAATATAGCTGTACATGTTAATGAACAAATTTCCTGCTGTTTGATTAGTTTAATTTGGTTCCCGTGGCATTAGTTTATGTTTCATTGTTTAATTTGTATGCTCTATGCTGTATTTGAATCCTTTCTGCTGTTTGATTGAGAATATATCCTGTTCCATTGCATAGAATCCTATGAACATGAAAAGGGTAAGAAATAAACAATTTACACTTAATGTGGCTTTTCCTAGTTTATGAGCGTTACTCTTGGAAATTAGTTCTACATATTCCTTTAAGCATAGAAGCTCGTTTAGTGTGGACTAAACAAAGATAGAACTTTTCTTTCTCTAGCCActaacaaggttctaaaagacgctaggcacTAGTCGGGTGGTGGGTTGGGGCTTAGcagctaggcgggtgcctaggcggactagggcggatttaagtaaatctattatattctTCCCTCGTCTATTGTATTCATCAGCATGAACCTGCTTCTTTTATTATAAATTGGGTCTTGGAGTATGTATGCTTCTCTCAGTGTTGAAAGGAATCCTTTTTACTAAAAGTTAAAATTAGAGGTTTTAAAAGGCCGCTGTCGCTTCCAGTTGTGCATTGCATTTGAAGAACTGAAGAAGATTAACTTAGGTTGAAACTAAAAGTCTAATAGACTAATACTGTCTTCAATTTTATTTCAGGCTACATGGTGTTTGCAACGAGAATCCTTTGGCTCCACTGATACGCCGCCTAGGACTTACTCTATACCGTACGAGTGGCGATGACTCTGTGTTGTATGACCACGATTTGGAAAGGTAATCATATCATTGATTAAGTTACTATTTTTCTGACTGTACTTTAGATTTATGCTCGTAAATGTGTTGCACACAAGTTTTAAGAGCTAGAAGTGTCTTCCTTTTACCTACTTGATAAAGATTTATTTAATCTTAGGATTTAAACCATTGGGAAAGTTCCATTTGATGTCATTAGAACTGATATTAGTACTTTCAGTGTTTCACATAACTCCGTTAAATTCctattttgttttttgcaattttcatCTTTGAAGTAgcggaaaaaaattgaattcaggCCTTATCTTTTGCattctttaaaattttattttccacaGAATCACACCATGATATTTTCCTTTGTAATAATTTTAATATTCAGTCTGAACTATTGTTTTACCTTCCAGCTTTGCTCTTTTTGATACGGATGGCCACCAAGTTCCTCAAAAGATGGTAGTTGAAGTTGGTGATACTTTCAAGAAAATTCTCAGAGAGGTAGAATCTTTAAACTGCAATCCGGGTGCTTTGATTTTCTGGTTAATTATGAATCTAGCTCTGATGCAATCTGCAAACAAAATTTTATCGGTTTATTTCTCTAGACTGAGAAAGTAAGGAATGAGCATACCGATGACATGTCCGTTTCTCAAGCAATTTCTGTTGTGATGGATAGGCATCCTGAATTAAGGTATTAGAAACAAAGTAAATTAGGACACATTTTATTGTATTATGCTTCATTGTTTGATCTGTTAGTCTTACTGATTTAACTCCCACCATATGTAGACAAAACGGACTTGCTCACGAAGTGTTACAATGGTACATATGTCGAATGGAAGCCTGGTTTGCCGCAGATGCAGATGTAATATCACTAAAAAACTGGGATCAGGTTAGTTCAATATCTAAACTTTAATAATTGCTCTTTGTGGGCTGGTCTTCTTACAATTGATGTCTCTTTGGTAAGTACCTTGGGAGAGATCTCTTTAATGGGGAATGAATTGTTTGGGCCGGGTAATCATGATGCATTTAAGTCTAGGTACCTTTGAGTTATCTATTCATGACGGCTTACAAGTTGAGGGTACTTGTTATACAGGAGCATGTTCTATCCGGTGGTCATGGACTTATGGTGCAAGGGTATGACCCAATAATAAAGGCTCTTGCAAAAGATATTGATGTACGCTTGAATCACAGGTATGTGTGCATGTACCATAATTGACAAATGCGTTTACTTACGTTGGCATGGGTGTATTGTGAGTTctgcaaacaaaaaaattggcaTAATACCCTTGTGGTAGCAACATATATACATTTTGTTGAGGTCACAGACATTAAATAGGATTCTGAACTTTCATCTTTGCTGTGATGTTCTTAGTTATGTTTTTCTTAATGCCCCTCCTTCCTAGACCTTTCTGCCACCATTGGTTCTCAAATTATAAAATTAGCTTGTTCATTCCTTGACAAGCTTTGTTGCATGGATTAGCTTTATCATTTTGGTGTATAGCTTCCAAGGTTTACATTAGATTTTGAATATATATAGTTTCGTTAGGGCCTACAATTCCACAGACTCAGGCTTCTTTGAGTTTGGGTTGTACTTCAACTTTGCTCAAATTTAATGGGTGATGACTAGAATATGGTGGCTGGTTTGCTGGTTTTGCCTAATTCCACTCCATCTTCAGTCCTAACAGATACAGATAGGATATAATTTTGAAATATGCAATCTATATTATTACAGTATTGGCTCTCCAAAGAGATATTTGACACTAGAGTCTTCTATGCAAGACAATTTCTTCGAATTTTTTTATTCTACCAATACACCTTACGATCAATACAACTCTTATCTCTAAGAAGAGAGCTGGTATAAGTCTCTTTTAAAACAGTCGAAACAAAAGCCTATGGCATATCAGTATGACTGCCCCGGCCTCAAGGCTCAGATGGTGTCATATGTTGGTTATGGCAGTTTTAAGTCTGGATGGATGAATAATACGAAAGTTTgtattttcttctctcttcactTCAAGAGAATACGTTGATAGTTTGATTATTGCAATGGTTTATTTAACGACAAATTTAGGTTTCTTCTACTCTATTACCAATTCTTTTGTGAACGTATCCTTTTTGAGATTTAGGGTGCAACTTCTTATAATAACTTATGCTTTTTGAGTTCTCAAATGTAAGATAAGTAAATTAAGAAGTGCACACACTCTTAGGGAAGACTACGTTTTTAATTTTTGCGATTCTTGATAATCAGGGTGACAAAGATATTAAATGGGTCTAACAAGGTGATGGTCACAATTGAGGACGGAAGAAACTTCATTGCAGATGCTGCTATAATAACAGTACCCCATGGGATTCTTAAAGCCAAGTTGATTGAGTTCGTACCCCAGTTGCCTGAGTGGAAGGTTGCTGCAATTTCTGATCTCGGTGTGGGCAATGAAAACAAAGTTGCCCTACGGTTTGAGAAAGTTTTCTGGCCAAATGTAGAGCTCTTGGGCATTGTTGCACCAAATTCTTATGCATGTGGTTATTTTCTCAATCTTCACAAGGCCACGGGCCATCCGGTCCTCGTCTACATGGCTGCTGGAAGATTTGCATATGACCTTGAAAAACTAACTGACGATGCTGCTGTTAATTTTGTGATGTTGCAGCTTAAGAAGATGTTACCTGATGCCACCGAGCCAGTAAGTTCTTCATTTCCAGATATTTCTCAGTTATTGGtcaatctttttattttctcaagtTTGTACCATATGTAATTGAAAATAGTGACTCAGTCCCAAAACAATCAGCCAGCGGGATAAAATTTCTTCTCAATGCCGGTGTTCAGGAGTCGaatcatattaaaaaatttgtGGACTTACCTTTTACTGGTCTCTATTTAACAGGTTCAATATCTGTTATCACGATGGGGAACGGACCTGAATTCTCTTGGATGTTACGCGTTGGATTTGGTTGGAAAGCCAGGAGATATATATGAGAGGCTTCGGGCACCTTTGGGTAATCTCTTTTTCGGTGGGGAAGCTGTTAGCATGGACCACCAAGGATCTGTACACGGAGCTTACTCCGCAGGAGTTATGGCTGCTGAGAACTGTCAGCAGCATCTGTTGAAGAAACTCGGTAATTTGGAGACCCCTCAGCATGCTTACCTTATGGAGGAAGTGCTTGAAGCAGCAACAGTTCCCCTCCAAATCTCAAGGATGTGAACCATTTTCCGATACTTCAGACATGAAAGATGGGATTTACAATTTCAAAGTTGTTGATCTAATTTAATCTTTTGGATTTATCAAGGAACCCTCATTAACTTGCAATGGTTTGACATGTTTTAGTAAAATTACAACCGGGTCAAGGAAAACCCGAAGACCCGAGCTCAGCCTCTAccttttctcctctctcttgaacttttgtttcaTCACCTCACGCCTCAGTGCTGCTTCCCTCTTAACAAATGCATGCATGTCGAGTTCGACCTCCCATGGAAGTGCGAGAACGAACGGTACATTAGTAGAAAGTCATAAACGAATGGTACATTAGTATAAAGTTGTTGATATAACGTGAACGATACAGTTGTTGATATGACGTCAATATTCGATATCAATAACGTTATTCACATCGTTCGCATTATTTCGGGTACTCTAGTTGGGCGTTATGACCGTTTGTAATATAATACCAACTTTAACCATGACACACTAGTTTGAAGCCCTGGTTTACCGCTGTTGAGCGATTAGCGTACCAAATTCTTTGGTAGGCCTATATATCGTAGTTTGCAGTGGAACTCTGTATAAAGAAAGAAGTAGATTAAATTTAAAAGGGCTTTGAGATTTTAGCCTGTGAACTAAAGAGAGGCGCGATGACGTCGTTTAAAAGCTGCATAGGCTTTCCTTATGTGTAAGCTACAATAATAACTACAATTTTATGTTACATGTCAAAGTCTCAGGAGATCTCTGATCCGTTATGCATGTTAACTACTAATAACACCAAGTCTTTCATTGATTTCTAACTTCTCACTAGTTTGACATATGCTTTTGCTAATTTTGGTGTGATGAATAGTAATTTTACGTGGTGGGATTTTATACCAGATTTTGCTAAGGAGTCTTTATAGAAGAGACTGTGTTGAGCTTCCATTCTTCCGTTCGAGCTCATGAGGAGTAGATTGATGATAAGGAGGTGAATATTGGCAGTGACAGCGAAattatgccaaaaaaaaaaaggggtgtgctatccacacacccctttttacttcataCACACCCTCTTAATTTGTGGCCGTTGGATCaactgaattaaagaagatcaaagggCAAAAATTAACAACTGAAGTAAAAAAAGGcgtgtgaatagcacaccccaaaaaaaaatgtaagtgATTGAAGCTGAAGAATTCTTGATCCAGAAAATATGGCTTtggtttacttttgttttttcttcatattattaataaaatctAGCAGAGGGGGATAAGCAGTGGATTTTCTGGGTGCAACGGTCCTTTCTTCTTTGGGGGAGGGTTGGTGCCTCACACACATTTGTTGGCAAAGAGCTAACCTCGTCTAATCCTTCTCtatacaaataataataaataaataaatacaacaacaacaacaacaacaacaaagccttttcccactaagtggggtcggctatatgaatcctagaacgccattgcgctcggttttgtgtcatgtcctccgttagatccaagtactctaagtcttttcttagagtctcttccaaagttttcctaggtcttcctctaccccttcggccctgaacctctgtcccgtagtcacatcttcgaaccggagcgtcagtcggccttctttgcacatgtccaaatcaccggagccaattttctctcatctttcctacaatttcggctactcctactttacctcggatatcctcattcccaatcttatcctttctcgtgtgcccacacatcccatgaagcatcctcatctccgctacacccattttgtgtacgtgttgatgcttcaccacccaacattctgtgccatacaacatcgctggccttattgccgtcctataaaattttcccttgagcttcagtggcctacgacggtcacacaacacgccggatgcactctttccatccagctcgtattctatggttgagatctccatctaattctccgttctcttgcaagatagatcctaggtagcgaaaacggtcgctttttgtgatcttcgctagattgctccggtcattagtgtggataagtatataaatggatagagataggaaagcaaacacaagatgtacgtggttcacccagattggctacgtccacggaatagaagagttctcattaattgtgaagggtttacacaagtacataggttcaagctctcctttagtgattacaagtgaatgatttagtacaaatgacattaggaaatattgtgggagaatgatctcgtaatcacgaaacttctaagtatcggagtgtggtgtcgtcttgacttgccttatctgtctcataggtagatgtggcatcttctctggaagtactcttcctccatccaagggtggtatctttaactggtggagatgcacaaggtaatgtatcaatttcacttgaagcttacttgtagtttcaggcttggtcaagcgcgatacaaaccatgtagtaggagtcccccaagtcgccgagctagggggtctgctgaaagaggtgacagacaaggtaagcaatcagagctccgactgattgttcaccttctccccatcttgaagcagcatgaaggataaagagaagaaaaatgagaagagatgatatgagatacttttgcttttgaagaagtaactttccacaagcttattcttgaactgagctggagggttttctggtttcctccagagtataaggccgactgaagaatttgagggtcaaaacaagtccatcaaatctagagtacgttccaccctgctgatatgggatacttttgcttttgacagagtaatggatgtatcggcacgtgtgctgttacgcttgtctccacatgcttccttgtatccttcgcacttgccctatctgttcctcaagcagatgcggaatcttccctgggaacataagatgttgaagatgagtactcgagagcaatgtcaggtaagtaatcaggtaaggggttccaggcagtcagttcctggctggaagcttgattccaagtgctgactgattgctctctttctccttgtcttgcaggtaaaaacaaggccaaaagaaaagacagggaaaaagcatgatatgggatactcttgcttttaaccctgatgatatgagatattcttgctttagtatagcttgtttgcagaggtattatcggggggaaagaaagctgaatatttcgaaaggcttcgttgggagtgccctctcagatatgatgaagggttgagcatttttgcaggtctgcctgttcgttggggatggaggtcgacatatataggagtctccctaacaacaagtagtaatgctattccttta belongs to Malus sylvestris chromosome 17, drMalSylv7.2, whole genome shotgun sequence and includes:
- the LOC126612521 gene encoding probable polyamine oxidase 4 — encoded protein: MDPKDPFSAVLFDGSVSSHIERQQNACPSVIVIGGGISGIAAARILHDASFKVLLLESRDRLGGRIHTDYSFGCPVDMGASWLHGVCNENPLAPLIRRLGLTLYRTSGDDSVLYDHDLESFALFDTDGHQVPQKMVVEVGDTFKKILRETEKVRNEHTDDMSVSQAISVVMDRHPELRQNGLAHEVLQWYICRMEAWFAADADVISLKNWDQEHVLSGGHGLMVQGYDPIIKALAKDIDVRLNHRVTKILNGSNKVMVTIEDGRNFIADAAIITVPHGILKAKLIEFVPQLPEWKVAAISDLGVGNENKVALRFEKVFWPNVELLGIVAPNSYACGYFLNLHKATGHPVLVYMAAGRFAYDLEKLTDDAAVNFVMLQLKKMLPDATEPVQYLLSRWGTDLNSLGCYALDLVGKPGDIYERLRAPLGNLFFGGEAVSMDHQGSVHGAYSAGVMAAENCQQHLLKKLGNLETPQHAYLMEEVLEAATVPLQISRM